From Weissella diestrammenae, a single genomic window includes:
- a CDS encoding aspartate ammonia-lyase has product MRTEKDSLGTLRLPKAVYYGIHTQRAMDNFPITGEKCQPEMIRAFLEIKQAAAKVNAAAGDLDPKIAKTIVQVTEQLLTSPLDFSMWPLDPIQGGAGTSLNMNVNEVLANLANERLGGQLGKYQLVNPNDHVNLGQSTNDTYPSAGKLALLRLLAPLKQSLTTLIDAMGNQADQNVRVYKMGRTQLQDAVPMTLGNSFHAWLKPLLRDLARIEVSEQALHQLNLGGSAIGSGINVSYHYQTHIVPKLGEITGLELSQAHDLFDATQNLDGLVALSGSLKGLAVNLSKIANDLRLLSSGPRSGLNEINLPARQAGSSIMPGKVNPVIPEVVNQVAFEVLGNDATISAASEAGQLELNAFEPVIFYRLFASITHLTGAMNTFCEHAIVGITPNKDRLAKDIDLSASFATAMAKIIGYAPATKLAKQSLKTGQPLREIAADSGLFSAEDLQHVFAVEEIVINARTPEHGLVLRPLSETTTD; this is encoded by the coding sequence ATGCGGACTGAGAAGGACTCGTTAGGGACATTGCGGCTACCAAAAGCGGTTTATTATGGTATTCATACACAACGAGCGATGGATAATTTCCCGATTACTGGCGAAAAGTGTCAACCTGAGATGATACGGGCCTTTTTAGAAATTAAGCAAGCTGCCGCCAAAGTCAATGCTGCGGCAGGTGATTTAGATCCCAAAATTGCTAAGACAATTGTTCAAGTCACAGAACAGTTGTTAACATCACCACTTGATTTTAGCATGTGGCCTTTGGATCCAATTCAAGGTGGTGCAGGTACATCATTAAATATGAACGTAAACGAAGTGCTTGCAAATTTGGCAAATGAACGGTTAGGTGGTCAATTGGGAAAGTATCAGCTTGTTAATCCTAATGATCATGTCAATTTAGGTCAAAGTACCAATGATACATATCCGAGCGCGGGTAAACTGGCTTTATTACGACTATTAGCACCATTGAAGCAATCATTAACTACTTTGATTGATGCAATGGGGAACCAGGCTGATCAAAATGTTAGGGTTTATAAAATGGGACGCACCCAACTCCAAGATGCAGTGCCTATGACATTGGGAAACAGTTTTCACGCTTGGTTGAAGCCATTATTACGAGATTTAGCGCGGATTGAAGTGAGCGAACAGGCTTTACATCAACTAAATTTAGGTGGGTCAGCGATTGGCTCAGGAATCAATGTGTCATATCATTATCAAACCCATATTGTCCCTAAATTGGGCGAGATAACAGGCTTGGAACTGTCGCAGGCGCATGATTTGTTTGATGCCACGCAAAATTTAGACGGGCTAGTGGCTTTATCAGGTAGTTTAAAAGGTCTAGCTGTTAATTTATCAAAAATTGCTAATGATTTGCGACTTCTGAGTTCTGGTCCCCGGTCTGGATTGAACGAAATTAATTTACCTGCTCGTCAGGCGGGAAGTTCAATTATGCCAGGTAAGGTCAATCCAGTAATTCCAGAAGTAGTCAATCAGGTCGCTTTTGAGGTCTTAGGTAATGATGCAACGATATCAGCAGCATCTGAGGCTGGTCAACTGGAATTGAATGCGTTTGAACCGGTTATTTTTTATCGCCTGTTTGCCTCCATCACCCATTTAACAGGCGCAATGAATACTTTTTGTGAACATGCCATCGTTGGTATCACACCAAATAAAGACCGCTTAGCAAAAGATATTGACTTATCTGCATCATTTGCGACAGCGATGGCAAAAATTATTGGTTATGCGCCAGCTACCAAGTTAGCCAAGCAGTCGTTGAAAACGGGCCAGCCACTCCGAGAAATTGCAGCTGACTCTGGTCTTTTTTCAGCTGAGGATTTACAACACGTTTTTGCCGTTGAAGAAATTGTGATTAATGCTCGCACACCAGAACACGGCTTAGTGTTACGGCCTTTGTCTGAAACGACGACTGATTAA
- a CDS encoding WxL domain-containing protein produces the protein MAKVVVLPKPVPSTNLAISVTPVVFSTVAYDSKANITPNNSTDLVQWQTGSYKTTYLPANGRQTKFVFDKTYVDPATFVNKDTAVAGYPAKVAAIAGDTSTPSRNSASAPVAVGGLAASRVAQDAGLKWQVSGLSDLQTASESTNPWKYQWQFFDGDGKKLTTPTTAQGVTHTSGTIATIDALNSDQNILTFARDSSFMKDAAAATTKGKPYRAQVTFTTTASDDSKKRADNTITVSSNVAELQVTKPAGKLSLDQVPNFNFGDINVSQVYNGTKNAAKKPEVTSNLAISDTRVGANDWQLTVNMTPYKTVTGTNLVAGNVLRLISDLDTSNTDLIDNNTPVTVATSAKTKPAVWPIKAQLLLNANPNIDIFNHQRFISTVTWNLSSNQVAVPTAQ, from the coding sequence ATGGCTAAGGTAGTTGTTTTACCGAAACCTGTTCCCTCGACTAATCTAGCAATCTCAGTAACACCAGTTGTTTTCTCAACTGTTGCGTATGACTCAAAAGCCAATATCACGCCAAATAATTCGACTGATTTGGTTCAATGGCAAACAGGTAGTTATAAAACAACGTACTTGCCAGCGAATGGTCGTCAAACTAAATTTGTTTTTGATAAGACGTATGTTGATCCAGCAACTTTCGTCAATAAAGATACAGCAGTCGCCGGTTATCCGGCAAAAGTAGCGGCAATCGCTGGTGATACATCGACGCCGAGCCGTAACTCGGCTAGCGCACCGGTGGCTGTTGGTGGCTTAGCAGCTAGTCGAGTTGCCCAGGATGCAGGTCTTAAATGGCAAGTTTCTGGATTGAGCGATTTGCAGACAGCATCGGAGAGTACAAATCCATGGAAATATCAGTGGCAATTCTTTGATGGTGATGGTAAAAAATTAACCACACCAACTACTGCGCAAGGTGTCACCCATACTTCTGGTACCATTGCAACTATTGATGCATTAAATAGTGACCAAAATATTTTGACCTTTGCGCGTGATAGTTCCTTTATGAAGGATGCAGCTGCAGCCACGACCAAAGGTAAACCATATCGTGCACAAGTGACCTTTACAACAACGGCCTCTGATGATTCAAAGAAACGAGCAGACAACACTATTACTGTGAGTTCAAACGTGGCTGAATTACAGGTGACAAAGCCAGCGGGTAAGTTGTCGTTAGACCAAGTTCCCAATTTTAATTTCGGTGATATCAACGTGAGTCAGGTTTATAACGGAACAAAAAATGCTGCAAAAAAGCCCGAAGTGACGTCTAATTTAGCAATCAGTGATACCCGAGTTGGAGCAAATGATTGGCAACTAACAGTTAATATGACACCATATAAGACAGTAACTGGGACGAATCTAGTAGCTGGAAATGTGTTGCGGTTAATCAGTGATTTAGATACCAGTAACACTGACTTGATTGATAATAACACACCAGTGACAGTTGCTACTTCAGCAAAGACCAAGCCTGCTGTTTGGCCGATTAAAGCGCAGCTGTTGTTGAATGCTAATCCAAATATTGATATTTTTAATCATCAACGTTTCATTAGCACGGTGACTTGGAATTTGTCATCAAATCAAGTCGCAGTACCAACAGCACAATAA
- a CDS encoding WxL domain-containing protein, whose translation MKTKAFAAISLATLLSPAILAFGQASADAIKPVDSTADFSVIAKDPTDPTDPSGSLVLKSVPSFSFGEVKSSEIFSGFANKAATNDSTLEIDDNRLGTSDWSLTATMGAFSDGSSTTLSSDSALKFTTTGTLGETVDANIKGDGSSASIATGNAKHGNDVFAIKGTDTKLDMGANASAVLTKGQQFTSTINWNLSSTQPVASAAN comes from the coding sequence ATGAAGACAAAAGCTTTCGCAGCTATTTCACTTGCAACTTTGTTGAGCCCAGCCATTTTGGCTTTTGGACAAGCATCTGCTGATGCAATAAAACCAGTAGATTCAACAGCTGACTTTTCAGTTATTGCTAAAGACCCAACAGATCCAACAGATCCAAGTGGAAGTCTTGTATTGAAGTCTGTTCCAAGCTTTAGCTTTGGTGAAGTTAAGTCAAGTGAAATTTTCTCTGGTTTTGCAAATAAGGCAGCAACTAATGATTCAACACTTGAAATTGACGACAACCGTTTGGGAACGTCAGACTGGTCATTAACAGCAACAATGGGAGCCTTCTCAGATGGTTCATCAACAACTTTGTCATCTGACTCAGCTTTGAAGTTTACAACAACTGGTACTTTGGGTGAGACAGTGGATGCTAACATCAAGGGTGATGGATCATCTGCTTCAATCGCCACTGGTAATGCTAAGCACGGTAATGACGTCTTTGCTATTAAGGGAACTGATACAAAACTAGATATGGGAGCTAACGCTTCAGCAGTTTTGACAAAGGGTCAACAGTTTACGTCAACAATCAACTGGAACTTGTCATCAACACAACCAGTTGCATCCGCAGCTAACTAA
- a CDS encoding beta strand repeat-containing protein, which yields MFTISYVADAQTVTVNYVDDDNGGATITAKNTTVASTTDKTLTITPDVSGGYLLVDSGQSTISYQTTADANQSITIHLKHAHTQSTVQATLQVNFTGAKTNPEAQSQVVSYAADLDQVTGVTTYTRVGNDVSVTVPTIAGYRADQTGTINGGYATTLSSAPSDQTVIVTYTAEPQTLTINYVDAITGDVIATDTFNGVTDQAVSYNPATSGRVPTGYTIDASSVIPTALTASANQTATVTLNHVMTNGTYEVTQTVTYSGLPSAKTPANQTQVIHFDTVTDEALQTTTYTPVSGGDALVSPIIAGYTASVASVPVTAYQTSTTQPVGITTNVTYTANEQQITVKYVDDDNAGAQVGAIQTLQVPSDQSINFTADIPTHYVLVTTEGATVADDNDSQTQSITVHLAHAHAIGTATAIQTVTYTGAGSLTPTDTITEVTFASDTDLVAQTTVYTRTSTNPTITVPTIAGYSISQAGTSGYADTMTSAPTNQMLAVTYSADAQQIIVSYLDKDNGNQVVATTTISGVTNGTASFDPATKLPNGLTIASADVPTTFTADSQQTGTVYVTHNHTAGTVTVAQTVTYAGAGSATPASVTAPITYTTDKDDYTGVITYTRVGDDVSIVTPEVAGYTASQSVINGNYGQTATSMPAAQSTTVTYTADVQSITVRYVDASTGATIATDVIKGVTDGAVTYDPSTSGLVQTGYSIDAANSSIPATFTALADQTATVTLMNWSGEATSEASSAASEASQASSAASSAASAGDSSAASSYNSVASSAADDASSAASVASSAASVASSATSTASSAASDASSAASTASSAASQATSAASSAASIAVSGSDKASSYADNASESASEAQSSAQDASSAASEIASQASEVAQLASENESNAVVSSAAAEIAEASSAASTAVSIASSASVVASSAASDASSAATAASTANEQASSAVSIANENASKAASAATVGDSSAASEYNSVASSAASVAQSYADTAVNEESVASSAASVASSAASVASSAAQDGQTAASAASSAAAIASSAANVQSAASSSASSAASEASQASSAASSAASATTSDASEAGSNASAATRTASKRLIQSKADGQSDKILPNTGSRLDADTVQKDSELLMALSALVAGLMLVIAKRRKEDK from the coding sequence GTGTTTACAATCAGTTATGTGGCGGATGCACAAACGGTTACGGTTAATTATGTTGATGATGATAATGGTGGCGCCACTATTACGGCAAAAAACACAACCGTAGCATCAACGACTGATAAAACATTGACAATTACCCCAGACGTATCTGGCGGTTATTTGTTAGTTGATAGTGGACAAAGTACGATTTCGTATCAGACAACAGCAGATGCTAATCAAAGTATTACGATTCACCTCAAACATGCACACACACAAAGTACGGTTCAAGCCACACTGCAGGTTAATTTCACAGGTGCAAAAACAAATCCTGAGGCACAAAGTCAAGTCGTTAGTTATGCGGCTGATTTAGATCAAGTGACTGGTGTGACAACATATACGCGTGTTGGAAATGATGTCAGCGTGACAGTGCCAACAATTGCTGGGTATCGTGCAGATCAAACAGGGACAATTAATGGGGGTTATGCAACCACGCTTAGTTCAGCGCCTTCAGATCAGACGGTGATTGTGACATATACGGCAGAGCCTCAAACGCTAACAATTAATTACGTTGATGCGATTACAGGTGATGTGATTGCGACTGATACTTTTAACGGTGTAACCGATCAAGCTGTGAGTTATAATCCTGCAACGTCCGGTAGAGTACCAACCGGTTACACAATTGATGCGTCGAGTGTGATACCAACCGCTTTGACAGCATCAGCCAATCAAACAGCAACTGTGACTTTGAATCACGTGATGACTAATGGCACGTATGAAGTCACACAAACGGTCACGTATTCTGGCTTGCCAAGCGCTAAAACGCCGGCCAATCAAACGCAAGTTATTCATTTCGATACAGTGACCGATGAAGCATTACAGACAACGACTTATACGCCTGTTAGTGGTGGGGATGCATTGGTATCACCAATTATTGCGGGTTATACAGCAAGTGTTGCTAGTGTACCAGTAACAGCTTATCAAACGAGTACGACGCAACCGGTTGGAATCACAACCAATGTGACATATACTGCTAACGAGCAACAAATTACAGTTAAGTATGTTGATGATGATAATGCTGGCGCACAAGTCGGTGCGATACAGACACTGCAAGTTCCAAGTGATCAAAGTATTAATTTTACCGCTGATATTCCAACACATTATGTCCTAGTGACAACTGAAGGGGCGACTGTTGCTGATGACAATGATAGTCAAACGCAATCAATTACAGTGCACCTTGCGCATGCGCATGCCATTGGTACAGCAACAGCAATCCAGACAGTCACCTATACAGGTGCGGGTAGTTTGACACCAACCGATACGATCACAGAAGTTACATTCGCTTCTGATACTGATCTGGTGGCACAAACGACCGTCTATACTCGAACAAGTACTAACCCAACGATAACCGTTCCAACGATTGCGGGCTACTCGATTTCACAAGCAGGTACTTCTGGTTATGCAGATACAATGACTAGTGCGCCAACCAATCAAATGCTTGCTGTGACATATAGTGCCGATGCACAACAAATCATTGTGTCATATCTTGATAAAGATAATGGTAATCAAGTTGTGGCGACAACAACCATTTCTGGTGTCACTAATGGTACTGCCAGTTTTGACCCTGCTACGAAATTACCAAATGGTTTAACGATTGCAAGTGCTGATGTACCTACGACATTCACAGCTGATAGCCAACAAACTGGGACAGTCTATGTGACACATAATCACACTGCAGGGACAGTAACAGTCGCACAGACAGTTACTTATGCAGGTGCTGGTAGTGCTACTCCGGCGTCAGTAACGGCACCGATTACGTATACAACTGATAAAGATGATTACACAGGTGTCATCACTTATACACGGGTTGGGGATGATGTCTCAATTGTGACACCAGAGGTTGCTGGATATACAGCTAGTCAAAGTGTTATTAATGGGAATTATGGTCAAACAGCAACAAGTATGCCGGCTGCACAATCAACGACAGTCACGTATACGGCTGATGTTCAAAGTATTACAGTACGGTATGTTGATGCAAGTACTGGTGCAACAATTGCAACAGATGTGATTAAAGGGGTAACAGATGGCGCAGTAACTTATGATCCAAGTACATCTGGACTCGTTCAAACTGGTTATTCAATTGATGCAGCAAATAGTTCAATTCCAGCTACGTTTACAGCACTAGCCGACCAAACGGCCACAGTGACGTTGATGAATTGGTCTGGTGAGGCAACTAGTGAAGCTTCAAGTGCCGCCAGCGAGGCAAGTCAAGCCAGTTCAGCTGCTTCAAGTGCGGCCTCAGCTGGTGATAGTTCAGCTGCTTCAAGTTACAATTCAGTAGCAAGCAGTGCCGCTGATGACGCCTCAAGTGCGGCCTCAGTCGCTAGCTCAGCTGCCAGTGTAGCAAGTAGTGCCACATCAACAGCAAGTTCAGCTGCTAGTGATGCTTCGAGCGCTGCAAGTACTGCTTCAAGCGCTGCATCACAAGCAACATCAGCTGCAAGTAGTGCTGCAAGTATCGCAGTTAGTGGTAGTGATAAGGCAAGTTCATACGCAGATAATGCCAGTGAATCAGCCAGTGAAGCACAGTCATCAGCACAAGATGCTTCAAGTGCTGCAAGTGAAATCGCAAGCCAAGCCAGCGAAGTGGCCCAATTAGCTAGTGAAAATGAGAGTAATGCGGTTGTTTCATCAGCCGCTGCTGAAATCGCTGAAGCTTCAAGTGCTGCTTCAACAGCTGTCTCAATCGCAAGTAGTGCTAGTGTGGTTGCCTCAAGTGCTGCCAGTGATGCCAGCTCCGCTGCAACTGCTGCAAGTACAGCCAATGAACAAGCCAGTTCAGCTGTAAGTATCGCCAATGAGAATGCCTCAAAGGCTGCTAGTGCCGCCACCGTAGGTGACAGTTCAGCTGCTAGCGAGTACAACAGTGTGGCAAGTTCAGCTGCCTCAGTTGCACAATCATATGCTGATACAGCAGTTAATGAAGAAAGTGTGGCAAGTTCAGCCGCTTCAGTCGCAAGTAGCGCCGCTAGTGTTGCCTCAAGTGCAGCACAAGATGGTCAAACCGCTGCAAGCGCTGCAAGTAGTGCCGCTGCAATCGCAAGTTCAGCTGCTAATGTTCAAAGTGCAGCCAGCTCAAGTGCTTCAAGTGCCGCCAGCGAGGCAAGTCAAGCCAGTTCAGCTGCTTCAAGTGCGGCGAGTGCGACAACTTCTGACGCGAGTGAAGCTGGTTCGAACGCGAGTGCCGCTACAAGAACAGCATCAAAGCGATTGATTCAGTCTAAGGCTGATGGACAATCAGACAAGATATTACCAAATACTGGTAGTCGTTTAGATGCGGACACTGTTCAAAAGGATAGTGAGCTTCTCATGGCTTTGTCAGCATTGGTAGCAGGTCTGATGCTAGTAATTGCTAAACGTCGTAAGGAAGATAAATAA
- a CDS encoding DUF916 and DUF3324 domain-containing protein: MLKKLKLMTWLSVAGLLLGLVSTVPHVHAEGADFTVSPVYGSGQTQNDLGYFSLKTDAGKTYQLTVTVQNLDTKNANQFKAQLVTASTSNTGAIDYTPSKQKMVKGAKTLLPSLTSKADRSQKFSIEPGQSKNVTFNVKIPKKGYRGTILGSVYVKKVTKTETTNQSFGIKNTFAMTVPAVLTQDPDETISPKVALTKAGLDTSGGQPQISGRIENSEPVMFGKIKMDAWVTKRGQTKRLYEKQAKDLAMAPQSTFNYAIDTKNVVPAKGTYTLHVKMVSGKKTFNLARNFTIDGTTRQKISKRLANSESIPYIWLWGLLAVILIVLIALGAYLLGRRRSVEKDDE, translated from the coding sequence TTGTTAAAAAAATTAAAATTAATGACCTGGCTTAGTGTTGCGGGATTACTATTGGGATTAGTGAGTACTGTTCCACATGTGCACGCCGAGGGAGCTGATTTTACGGTTTCACCTGTGTATGGTTCAGGGCAAACACAAAATGATTTGGGGTACTTTTCATTAAAAACTGATGCGGGAAAAACGTATCAATTGACGGTTACGGTTCAGAATCTGGATACGAAAAATGCGAACCAATTTAAAGCACAATTAGTAACCGCATCAACCAGTAATACTGGGGCAATCGATTATACACCAAGTAAACAGAAAATGGTTAAAGGCGCTAAAACTTTATTGCCTAGTTTGACCAGTAAAGCAGACCGTTCTCAAAAGTTTTCAATTGAACCTGGTCAATCAAAGAACGTGACTTTCAATGTCAAAATTCCTAAAAAAGGTTATCGTGGTACAATTCTTGGAAGTGTTTATGTCAAGAAGGTGACCAAAACCGAAACAACGAACCAATCATTTGGTATTAAAAATACATTTGCAATGACGGTTCCGGCTGTTTTAACACAAGATCCGGATGAAACTATCAGTCCTAAAGTGGCGTTAACCAAGGCCGGTTTGGACACAAGTGGCGGACAGCCACAAATCAGTGGGCGTATTGAAAATAGTGAGCCTGTTATGTTTGGTAAAATCAAGATGGACGCTTGGGTTACCAAGCGGGGTCAGACTAAGCGCTTGTATGAAAAGCAGGCTAAAGATTTAGCAATGGCACCACAATCAACATTTAACTACGCAATTGATACGAAAAATGTCGTACCAGCAAAGGGCACATATACATTGCACGTCAAAATGGTATCAGGCAAGAAAACATTTAACTTAGCACGTAATTTCACGATTGATGGTACAACTCGTCAAAAGATTAGTAAGCGACTTGCCAATTCAGAATCGATACCATATATATGGCTTTGGGGATTACTTGCGGTTATCTTAATTGTATTAATTGCGCTCGGGGCGTACCTATTAGGTCGTCGAAGGAGTGTAGAGAAAGATGACGAATAA
- a CDS encoding YfhO family protein, protein MTFLKFWRRPIAHYTLFFLIIVSLIFGPLLLTQTSLIWNGDGITQHYPALLHWQQDLKQLLFHHQWPAMWQWQIGLGQDYFQTFSYYVMGDIFTYPIVFFKASQAAHYYDIMLIVRLYLAGLSFLIAAPHLLPNKQHMPNWILSLAAITYVFTGYTAFSAFEHPFFINPLIIFPLLIWSLLRVLQSGHWLFLLVMVTWTLWNNFYFAFILGLSSFIFWFGYHLLHRQWTQYLVRIIGTTILSCLIAAPLLIPSILATFSAARANTKLANGLILYPTSYYLNLPGSLIGTPTTPNFWVTGGISFLSITAIVFGWRRFETFRTYNYIWITATIGLMLPIFAAIFNGGSSPSNRWMFVLSLPMALMTINLLVQLKTLTNRDIMLTAIVGLVATISLFIANHFDVNSSFGLLIAIFWAGLCLLLLIIQTDIKHQPLLIVTLTLLSLVMLMTRNHSDDSNPKKSVLMPMRTVQKLTRMQADYSVTPNQFERVQIDNQLSNLTGVSPASNLPIIGPVNSINSYWSLQNANTSYLMQTVQNQTTTPNDVTGTLDDRNVLSNILGVTNRYENDDQSMHPASYQSQINHTINQQTVATSRNVYPLIYAPITIVSTKNFQQLNATQREATLADSIILNQTKSHATSDFSRQVITTNISVNGTKQWQKEVNFQYQTHASVLPDGITIQANSKLRGTELHLELSHLTYQPFTLRQRYLNDLSTYQFNFKQQQQNPQHTADLRYNPTSFSYNWFKNNITSPEKKVNGYQIETSYSGHDNSLYQPGKNNLSFYQQRSAVTVNLGTAKKVNQNHFVPLMFSQPGTYRFKIKVVAIPVDLRFNQVAQQIQTQAPKKINIKRDQVTTVTDQNPTGYLATTIPYSSGWQSTTNQLVKSGTGMLAIRLHAGQNQIQLRYQTPGLKLGILLALAGWLIIIGISIWLIIYKIKISAH, encoded by the coding sequence ATGACATTTCTTAAATTTTGGCGGCGCCCAATCGCCCACTATACATTGTTTTTTTTAATCATCGTGAGTCTGATTTTTGGTCCATTATTATTGACTCAAACCTCTTTAATTTGGAATGGTGATGGGATTACTCAGCATTATCCCGCCCTACTCCATTGGCAACAGGATTTAAAGCAACTTTTGTTTCACCATCAGTGGCCAGCCATGTGGCAATGGCAAATTGGCTTAGGACAGGATTATTTTCAAACCTTTTCCTATTATGTCATGGGGGATATTTTCACCTATCCAATTGTTTTTTTCAAAGCCAGTCAAGCCGCACACTACTATGACATCATGCTCATCGTCCGACTATATCTAGCTGGGCTGAGTTTTCTCATCGCGGCCCCTCATTTATTGCCTAACAAACAACATATGCCAAATTGGATTTTGAGTCTAGCGGCCATCACTTACGTATTTACTGGTTACACTGCTTTTAGTGCCTTCGAACATCCGTTTTTTATTAACCCCCTCATCATTTTCCCGCTCTTAATTTGGAGTCTCCTGCGCGTCTTACAAAGTGGGCACTGGCTATTCTTGCTGGTAATGGTCACTTGGACACTTTGGAATAATTTCTATTTTGCCTTCATTTTAGGCTTAAGTAGTTTTATTTTTTGGTTTGGTTATCATTTACTGCATCGACAATGGACACAATATCTTGTCCGAATAATCGGAACAACTATCCTTAGTTGCCTTATTGCTGCACCGTTGTTAATTCCCTCAATCCTGGCTACTTTCTCAGCTGCACGTGCCAATACAAAACTTGCTAATGGCTTGATTTTGTATCCTACAAGTTATTATTTGAACCTACCTGGTTCATTGATTGGTACACCAACTACGCCTAATTTTTGGGTCACTGGCGGCATTAGTTTTCTCAGTATCACCGCGATTGTCTTTGGCTGGCGCCGATTTGAAACTTTTCGTACTTACAACTATATCTGGATAACAGCTACTATCGGTTTAATGTTGCCAATCTTCGCTGCAATTTTCAATGGGGGCTCGTCGCCTTCAAATCGTTGGATGTTCGTCCTAAGTTTACCAATGGCGCTCATGACGATTAACTTACTCGTCCAACTCAAAACATTAACCAATCGCGACATCATGCTGACAGCCATTGTTGGCCTGGTCGCCACAATTTCGCTCTTCATCGCAAATCATTTTGATGTGAACAGCTCATTTGGTCTTTTGATTGCCATTTTTTGGGCGGGACTATGTCTGCTTTTGTTGATTATTCAGACCGACATAAAACACCAACCCCTGTTAATTGTCACCCTTACATTATTAAGCTTAGTCATGCTCATGACTCGTAATCATAGTGATGATAGTAATCCAAAAAAGTCAGTCTTAATGCCAATGCGCACGGTCCAAAAATTAACGCGTATGCAAGCTGACTATTCTGTGACACCTAATCAATTTGAACGCGTACAAATTGATAACCAACTCAGTAATTTAACCGGCGTTTCGCCTGCTAGTAACCTCCCCATTATTGGCCCAGTCAATAGTATTAATAGTTATTGGTCACTACAAAATGCCAATACATCATATCTAATGCAGACTGTTCAAAATCAAACTACAACACCCAACGATGTCACTGGTACCCTTGATGACCGAAATGTCTTGAGTAATATTTTGGGTGTTACAAACCGCTATGAAAATGATGATCAATCAATGCACCCAGCAAGCTATCAATCACAAATTAACCACACAATTAATCAGCAAACAGTCGCCACATCAAGAAATGTTTATCCTTTGATTTATGCGCCCATAACGATTGTTTCAACCAAGAATTTTCAACAATTAAACGCGACTCAAAGAGAGGCCACGCTTGCGGATAGTATCATTTTGAACCAGACCAAGTCTCATGCAACCTCTGATTTTAGTCGCCAGGTCATAACAACCAATATTTCCGTCAATGGTACTAAGCAATGGCAGAAAGAAGTTAACTTTCAATATCAAACGCATGCGAGTGTTTTGCCCGATGGCATTACCATTCAGGCAAATTCAAAATTAAGAGGCACTGAACTTCATTTAGAGCTGAGCCACTTGACATATCAACCCTTCACTTTGAGACAGCGCTATTTAAATGATTTATCAACCTACCAATTTAATTTCAAGCAACAACAACAAAATCCCCAGCACACTGCTGATTTGCGCTATAATCCAACTAGTTTTTCATACAATTGGTTTAAAAATAACATCACAAGCCCAGAAAAAAAGGTGAACGGTTATCAAATCGAAACCAGTTATTCAGGACATGATAATAGCCTATATCAACCCGGCAAGAATAACCTCTCGTTTTATCAACAACGTTCTGCTGTAACGGTCAATTTAGGCACCGCTAAAAAAGTAAATCAGAATCACTTTGTTCCCTTGATGTTTAGCCAACCTGGTACCTACCGCTTCAAGATTAAAGTCGTCGCCATACCAGTTGACCTACGTTTCAATCAAGTGGCACAACAAATTCAAACTCAAGCACCAAAAAAAATCAATATTAAGCGTGATCAGGTCACTACTGTAACAGACCAGAATCCAACTGGTTATTTGGCTACAACGATTCCCTATAGTTCTGGCTGGCAAAGCACAACTAACCAGCTTGTCAAATCAGGTACTGGTATGCTGGCCATTCGTTTACATGCCGGCCAAAACCAAATCCAATTACGCTATCAAACGCCTGGACTTAAGCTCGGAATTCTGCTTGCCTTGGCTGGCTGGTTAATCATTATCGGTATTTCAATTTGGTTAATAATCTACAAAATCAAAATATCAGCTCACTAA